From a single Ornithodoros turicata isolate Travis chromosome 8, ASM3712646v1, whole genome shotgun sequence genomic region:
- the LOC135367051 gene encoding serine/Arginine-related protein 53-like isoform X2: MPYHNSDSDNSSSSRYKKKKKTRSRSSSSSSDDRSSHRHSKKSTRHRRHRSRSRSNSPAHYSSRRRRSRSTSYHRRSRSRSLSPRRRPRSRSPKYRSHKSHSASGSRRQSRSLSGSPRRRSNSPSSKSSKHSSTDSFPKNISDSDRLKMKIQQVIKAAELREKGLLSEDAARAKLAAPSVSEQIERAKIIDEINAPSFSQQAFVSRRKDEKKDSNKEVDEHTAAIFGSFESLVSATKEVVPLCNWREKPELLVHENLLESQEVKIERWCKKLAAERRKRVNGVALGHMARADL; this comes from the exons ATGCCATACCACAACAGTGACTCTGACAACAGCAGTTCTTCacgttacaaaaagaaaaagaagacacgTTCTAGGTCAAG CTCATCGTCTTCAGATGACCGTTCATCACACAGACACAGCAAGAAATCAACTCGTCACAGGCGGCATAGGTCACGATCCAGATCGAATTCACCTGCACATTATTCTTCACGACGTCGTCGGTCAAGATCGACATCTTATCATAGAAGGTCTCGCTCGCGGTCTTTGTCACCGCGCAGACGTCCACGGTCAAG GTCTCCAAAGTACAGATCCCACAAGTCACACAGCGCGTCTGGCAGCCGAAGGCAATCCAGGTCGCTGAGCGGCTCACCGAGAAGAAGGTCTAACTCTCCCTCGTCGAA GTCCTCAAAACATAGCAGTACAGATTCATTTCCAAAGAACATT AGCGATTCGGACAGGCTGAAGATGAAAATCCAGCAAGTCATTAAAGCTGCAG AACTCCGAGAGAAAGGGCTCCTCAGTGAAGATGCGGCACGAGCAAAACTGGCAGCACCGAGCGTCTCTGAGCAGATCGAACGTGCGAAGATTATAGACGAAATCAATGCACCTTCCTTCAGTCAACAAGCATTTGTGTCGAgaagaaaagacgaaaaaaag GACAGCAACAAGGAAGTGGATGAACACACTGCAGCCATCTTCGGTTCCTTTGAGAGTCTTGTCTCAGCAACAAAGGAAGTAGTACCACTTTGTAACTGGAGGGAGAAACCCGAGCTCCTTGTTCACGAAAAT CTCTTAGAAAGCCAGGAAGTCAAAATAGAACGTTGGTGCAAGAAGCTAGCTGCTGAGAGGCGAAAGAGAGTTAATGGCGTTGCATTGGGTCACATGGCTCGTGCGGACCTATAG
- the LOC135367051 gene encoding serine/Arginine-related protein 53-like isoform X1 has protein sequence MPYHNSDSDNSSSSRYKKKKKTRSRSSSSSSDDRSSHRHSKKSTRHRRHRSRSRSNSPAHYSSRRRRSRSTSYHRRSRSRSLSPRRRPRSRSPKYRSHKSHSASGSRRQSRSLSGSPRRRSNSPSSKSSKHSSTDSFPKNISDSDRLKMKIQQVIKAAANANAELREKGLLSEDAARAKLAAPSVSEQIERAKIIDEINAPSFSQQAFVSRRKDEKKDSNKEVDEHTAAIFGSFESLVSATKEVVPLCNWREKPELLVHENLLESQEVKIERWCKKLAAERRKRVNGVALGHMARADL, from the exons ATGCCATACCACAACAGTGACTCTGACAACAGCAGTTCTTCacgttacaaaaagaaaaagaagacacgTTCTAGGTCAAG CTCATCGTCTTCAGATGACCGTTCATCACACAGACACAGCAAGAAATCAACTCGTCACAGGCGGCATAGGTCACGATCCAGATCGAATTCACCTGCACATTATTCTTCACGACGTCGTCGGTCAAGATCGACATCTTATCATAGAAGGTCTCGCTCGCGGTCTTTGTCACCGCGCAGACGTCCACGGTCAAG GTCTCCAAAGTACAGATCCCACAAGTCACACAGCGCGTCTGGCAGCCGAAGGCAATCCAGGTCGCTGAGCGGCTCACCGAGAAGAAGGTCTAACTCTCCCTCGTCGAA GTCCTCAAAACATAGCAGTACAGATTCATTTCCAAAGAACATT AGCGATTCGGACAGGCTGAAGATGAAAATCCAGCAAGTCATTAAAGCTGCAG CTAATGCAAATGCAGAACTCCGAGAGAAAGGGCTCCTCAGTGAAGATGCGGCACGAGCAAAACTGGCAGCACCGAGCGTCTCTGAGCAGATCGAACGTGCGAAGATTATAGACGAAATCAATGCACCTTCCTTCAGTCAACAAGCATTTGTGTCGAgaagaaaagacgaaaaaaag GACAGCAACAAGGAAGTGGATGAACACACTGCAGCCATCTTCGGTTCCTTTGAGAGTCTTGTCTCAGCAACAAAGGAAGTAGTACCACTTTGTAACTGGAGGGAGAAACCCGAGCTCCTTGTTCACGAAAAT CTCTTAGAAAGCCAGGAAGTCAAAATAGAACGTTGGTGCAAGAAGCTAGCTGCTGAGAGGCGAAAGAGAGTTAATGGCGTTGCATTGGGTCACATGGCTCGTGCGGACCTATAG
- the LOC135367581 gene encoding gastrula zinc finger protein XlCGF57.1-like: MDATPSAQDCFMERSLEYATERQGMEGVDIPADSSLEYQQPNDRVESEVCDTSIVCQASGQGTEGPDEFVVVQQDNSKLNEINVPEAEHENEHATVEQPESASYNGECSPRANGKDGSKTDELSIPEGGNEDELVIPEVRDVEEPDDPPPKRYQCRFCSYSTRSKGATGRHEKHKHKKRFYCKLCSAKFCFQSALDKHTLKHTEGRQYKCAFCPAEFDRKSQLEYHVIRHTGHKPFACSMCPAAFTRKRALEAHEHVHRGEKPYGCPDCPATFASKSYLAVHVRVHTGEKPFACKHCPSRFARRNHMVNHMRTHTGERPFTCEYCAASFTQKNNLQAHVRLHTGEKPFVCDICSKAFTHKVSLVTHLRKHAKVEDHRVTRPCFTRGTEDFAGRSYHCQYCNYTSDAASKLSRHLKIHLFGKPYACYVCNARFAQKGHLSSHMRRHTGERPFKCDVCSLSFSQKSILNRHIRIHTGERPYVCEFCSAAFTQRHCLVAHSKQHANERRFASNSRRRPLVAMPKLDTSSFPARRPPGAVRNSGLENAIKGRHFRCCYCGFTFNHRAGLTRHLRIHTGEKPFTCDVCQASFPRKETLKTHRRTHTGEAPYECGICTEKFISRANRAFHLRKMHS, encoded by the exons ATGGATGCCACTCCATCTGCACAAG ACTGCTTTATGGAGCGCTCACTGGAGTATGCAACAGAGAGGCAAGGAATGGAAGGTGTTGACATTCCAGCTGATTCTTCTTTAGAATATCAACAGCCCAATGACAGAGTGGAAAGTGAGGTATGCGATACATCTATAGTCTGTCAAGCAAGTGGCCAAGGCACGGAAGGTCCAGACGAATTTGTAGTGGTTCAGCAGGATAATTCAAAACTGAACGAGATAAACGTCCCTGAAGCAGAACACGAGAACGAGCACGCCACGGTGGAACAACCAGAAAGCGCATCGTATaacggagaatgtagtccgcgCGCAAACGGAAAAGACGGTTCGAAAACAGACGAGCTAAGCATCCCAGAAGGAGGAAACGAGGACGAGCTCGTCATACCAGAAGTACGAGACGTAGAAGAGCCCGACGACCCGCCACCGAAGAGGTACCAGTGCCGCTTCTGCAGCTATTCCACCCGTTCCAAGGGCGCAACGGGGAGGCACGAAAAGCACAAGCACAAGAAACGCTTCTACTGCAAGCTGTGTTCGGCCAAGTTCTGCTTCCAGAGCGCGCTGGACAAGCACACGCTGAAGCACACCGAAGGCAGGCAGTACAAGTGCGCCTTCTGCCCCGCGGAATTCGATCGCAAGAGCCAGCTGGAGTACCACGTCATAAGGCACACGGGTCACAAGCCGTTCGCCTGCAGCATGTGCCCGGCCGCGTTCACCCGTAAGCGCGCCCTGGAGGCGCACGAGCACGTGCACAGGGGCGAGAAGCCGTACGGGTGCCCGGACTGCCCCGCGACGTTTGCCAGCAAGTCTTACCTAGCGGTGCACGTGCGCGTCCACACGGGGGAGAAGCCATTTGCGTGCAAGCACTGCCCGTCGCGGTTCGCGCGGAGGAACCACATGGTGAACCACATGAGGACTCACACGGGGGAGCGGCCCTTCACCTGCGAGTATTGCGCGGCCTCCTTCACCCAAAAGAACAACCTGCAGGCGCACGTGCGGctccacacgggagagaagccgtTTGTGTGCGACATCTGCTCGAAGGCGTTCACTCACAAAGTGAGTCTCGTGACTCATCTTCGGAAGCACGCGAAAGTGGAAGAC CACCGTGTAACACGACCGTGTTTTACTCGAGGTACCGAAGACTTCGCGGGGCGGTCCTACCACTGCCAGTACTGCAACTACACTTCGGACGCAGCTTCCAAGTTGTCGCGGCACCTCAAGATCCACCTCTTCGGGAAACCGTACGCGTGCTACGTGTGTAATGCACGTTTTGCACAAAAGGGCCACCTGTCGTCACACATGCGCAGGCACACGGGCGAACGGCCCTTCAAGTGCGACGTCTGCTCACTGTCCTTCAGTCAGAAGAGCATCTTAAACAGGCACATACGCATACACACGGGAGAACGGCCCTACGTGTGCGAATTCTGTTCGGCAGCCTTCACCCAAAGGCACTGTCTGGTGGCGCATTCAAAGCAGCACGCGAACGAAAGGCGATTTGCGTCGAACAGC CGCAGAAGACCCTTGGTGGCCATGCCTAAACTAGACACATCTTCATTTCCAGCTCGTCGACCTCCAGGTGCGGTACGCAACAGCGGCCTAGAGAACGCTATCAAGGGGAGACATTTTCGGTGTTGTTACTGCGGTTTCACCTTCAACCACAGAGCGGGACTGACGCGGCACTTGCGAATTCACACGGGGGAGAAGCCTTTCACGTGTGACGTCTGCCAGGCCTCGTTCCCTAGGAAAGAAACGCTTAAGACGCACAGAAGGACGCACACGGGTGAAGCGCCGTACGAGTGTGGCATCTGCACAGAAAAATTTATCAGTCGCGCAAATCGGGCGTTTCACCTGAGGAAAATGCATTCGTGA